From Solibacillus isronensis, the proteins below share one genomic window:
- a CDS encoding SpoIVB peptidase S55 domain-containing protein produces MIKKWSILVALLFMLSPIEVLGKSLIPMGHSIGVQLEMPYVMVAQDVLLENSEWLKKGEHILKLNGEKVSQLEDIAGKGESFTLTVENGKQQREINVSAHELVHLKPFLKSETDGIGTLTYIDPETMEYGALGHQIVDSTMKQPPKFNDGAIFEASISQVKKSTPGQPGYKISVVDKSQMPLGSVISNDVYGIFGNWKQSLHDSLHPPMEIIHANELKKGKAQILTAIDGEEVNLFDIEIDKQTDNTFTFNVVDKRLIKKTGGIVQGMSGSPIIQNNQFVGAVTHMFIEEPTKGAGILVIEMLKKSPY; encoded by the coding sequence ATGATTAAAAAATGGTCGATACTCGTTGCATTGCTTTTTATGTTATCACCAATAGAAGTATTGGGGAAATCATTAATTCCAATGGGCCATTCAATTGGCGTTCAGTTGGAGATGCCTTATGTAATGGTTGCACAGGACGTATTATTGGAAAATAGTGAGTGGTTGAAAAAGGGAGAACATATATTAAAACTTAATGGTGAAAAAGTAAGCCAGTTAGAAGACATTGCCGGCAAAGGCGAATCATTTACACTGACCGTTGAAAATGGAAAGCAACAACGAGAGATCAACGTATCAGCTCATGAACTGGTGCATTTAAAACCATTTTTAAAAAGTGAAACAGATGGAATAGGGACGTTAACGTACATCGATCCTGAAACGATGGAATACGGAGCGCTTGGACATCAAATTGTAGATTCTACAATGAAGCAGCCTCCGAAATTCAATGATGGTGCAATCTTTGAAGCATCAATCTCACAAGTGAAGAAAAGTACGCCTGGACAGCCAGGGTACAAAATTTCAGTTGTAGATAAATCACAAATGCCACTCGGTTCAGTAATAAGCAATGATGTATACGGTATTTTTGGTAATTGGAAACAATCATTACATGACAGTTTGCATCCGCCGATGGAAATTATACATGCAAATGAGTTAAAAAAGGGAAAAGCACAAATCTTAACGGCAATCGACGGGGAAGAAGTCAATTTGTTTGATATCGAAATTGACAAACAAACGGATAATACGTTTACTTTCAATGTCGTCGATAAACGTCTTATAAAGAAAACGGGCGGTATTGTTCAAGGGATGAGCGGAAGTCCTATAATACAGAATAACCAGTTCGTTGGTGCGGTAACGCATATGTTTATCGAAGAACCAACAAAAGGTGCCGGTATTCTTGTAATTGAAATGCTGAAAAAGAGCCCGTACTAA
- the spo0A gene encoding sporulation transcription factor Spo0A, protein MSKVKIAIADDNRELVKMMEVYFTNHPQIEIVATASNGKICIKMLEEHKIDVLLLDIIMPHLDGLAVLEEMYNDERHTQTQVIMLTAFGQEDVMKQAVNYGASYFMLKPFEFEQLVQKILHCAGKKVEQEKRVPVLSTSTPAKMDTRLLDTTITGIIKEIGVPAHIKGYAYLREAIQMVYNDIELLSSVTKILYPEIAKKFGTTPSRVERAIRHAIEVAWNRGSYENISELFGYTVHHMKSKPTNSEFIAMIADKIRIEMVAS, encoded by the coding sequence TTGTCAAAGGTGAAAATTGCGATTGCTGATGATAATCGCGAATTAGTTAAAATGATGGAAGTGTATTTTACGAATCATCCGCAAATTGAAATTGTTGCAACAGCGTCTAACGGAAAAATCTGTATTAAAATGTTGGAAGAGCATAAAATCGATGTTCTGCTATTGGATATCATTATGCCTCATTTGGATGGATTGGCTGTCTTGGAAGAGATGTATAACGATGAGCGTCATACACAGACACAAGTCATTATGCTAACTGCTTTTGGCCAAGAAGATGTAATGAAGCAGGCTGTGAATTACGGTGCATCTTATTTCATGTTAAAGCCTTTTGAATTTGAGCAGCTTGTTCAAAAAATTCTGCATTGTGCAGGCAAGAAAGTCGAACAGGAAAAACGTGTACCGGTTTTATCAACGAGTACCCCTGCAAAAATGGACACACGCTTATTGGATACAACGATTACAGGCATCATTAAAGAGATTGGTGTACCTGCACATATAAAAGGATACGCTTACTTACGTGAAGCGATCCAGATGGTTTACAATGATATTGAGTTGCTAAGCTCAGTTACAAAAATTTTATATCCGGAAATCGCGAAGAAATTCGGGACAACCCCGTCACGTGTGGAACGTGCTATTCGCCATGCGATTGAAGTAGCCTGGAACCGAGGCAGCTATGAGAACATTTCGGAGTTGTTCGGCTATACCGTGCACCATATGAAATCAAAACCGACTAACTCGGAGTTCATTGCGATGATTGCGGATAAAATCCGCATTGAGATGGTAGCAAGCTAA
- a CDS encoding DNA polymerase III subunit alpha, with translation MSVIVLDNKRLFLKRIKNYELNSEKIYYRNDKAEERFLFLFLMNEDELWSEYKFKYLYIQMFDGSEYKYFSDKKLYRILKKMDEYFKEAGISEIEDCSYNSSEDCYYVSEDLKEIMETDEHLAQAIDSYVIIKDTFIFVDEDISIIADRMDNSFGTL, from the coding sequence ATGAGTGTAATTGTACTTGATAACAAAAGGCTTTTTCTAAAAAGGATTAAAAATTATGAGTTGAATTCAGAAAAAATCTATTATAGAAATGATAAAGCAGAGGAAAGATTTCTTTTCCTGTTCCTTATGAATGAGGATGAACTTTGGAGTGAATATAAGTTCAAATATTTATATATTCAAATGTTTGATGGAAGTGAATATAAATATTTTTCCGATAAAAAATTATATAGAATTTTAAAGAAAATGGATGAATACTTTAAAGAAGCCGGAATTAGTGAGATAGAAGACTGCTCTTATAATAGTTCGGAAGACTGTTACTATGTTAGTGAAGATTTGAAAGAAATAATGGAAACCGATGAGCATCTAGCGCAAGCTATTGATAGTTATGTAATAATCAAGGATACGTTCATATTCGTTGATGAAGACATTTCAATTATAGCGGATAGGATGGATAATTCCTTTGGAACGTTATAA